In a genomic window of Methanogenium sp. S4BF:
- a CDS encoding nickel-dependent hydrogenase large subunit yields the protein MKKTVDVSLPIGPVHPVFKEPCRIKCETRGEYVIKAELELGYVKKGIERIMVGRPWQEVMFLAERVCGICSVIHNYVCIEGMERISDVPVPDRAAYLRAVVNELDRIQSHLLANYSYCYTIEHETLAMYLLNLRETAMDALELITGARVTCSFIIPGGVRFDLTPEKERSLRTMLDHIDAELTRFVRMFEGGSLIALRSKDVGTFTREEAIESHAVGPTARASNLDNDCRGFHPTYRKLGFEPILLDDGDNYARIMIRFLEVFQSTQLIRTCLAQMEAGSIRGGGTIGGGAFKWAGEAPRGELSYSISTDEHGRVKEIGIRTPSIMNIEACVHYMLKGVSSSADVTSTYISSDPCIACNER from the coding sequence ATGAAGAAGACTGTTGATGTATCCCTTCCTATAGGGCCGGTGCATCCGGTCTTTAAGGAACCCTGCCGGATTAAATGTGAAACACGTGGTGAATACGTAATCAAGGCAGAACTTGAGCTTGGCTATGTCAAAAAAGGCATTGAACGCATCATGGTCGGACGGCCCTGGCAGGAAGTGATGTTTCTGGCAGAACGGGTCTGCGGCATCTGTTCTGTCATCCACAATTATGTCTGCATCGAAGGGATGGAGCGCATCAGTGATGTCCCGGTACCGGACCGGGCGGCCTATCTCCGGGCGGTGGTGAACGAACTGGACCGGATCCAAAGTCACCTGCTGGCCAATTACTCCTACTGCTACACCATCGAGCATGAAACCCTTGCGATGTATCTTCTGAATCTGCGGGAGACTGCGATGGACGCCCTGGAGCTGATCACCGGAGCACGCGTCACCTGTTCATTCATCATCCCCGGCGGTGTGCGGTTTGACCTGACCCCGGAGAAAGAGCGCAGCCTTCGCACCATGCTTGATCACATCGATGCCGAACTCACCCGGTTTGTACGGATGTTTGAGGGGGGCTCACTGATCGCCCTCCGGAGCAAAGATGTCGGCACCTTCACCCGTGAAGAGGCCATCGAATCCCATGCCGTGGGCCCGACTGCCCGTGCCAGCAACCTGGACAATGACTGCAGAGGATTCCACCCGACCTACCGGAAACTGGGGTTCGAGCCGATTCTTCTCGATGACGGCGACAATTATGCACGCATCATGATCCGGTTTCTGGAGGTGTTCCAGAGCACTCAGCTCATCCGCACCTGTCTGGCGCAGATGGAGGCAGGCAGCATCCGGGGCGGCGGCACCATCGGCGGAGGCGCATTCAAATGGGCAGGGGAGGCCCCCCGCGGTGAACTCTCGTATTCTATCAGCACCGATGAACACGGACGGGTGAAGGAGATTGGCATACGGACCCCGTCCATCATGAATATCGAGGCCTGTGTGCATTACATGCTGAAGGGAGTGAGTTCTTCTGCGGATGTGACATCCACGTACATCAGCTCGGATCCATGCATCGCATGCAATGAGAGGTGA
- a CDS encoding 4Fe-4S binding protein: MASSIIWYLREFVRGEWLTKFFTVKTAPLDTPPYFRGFPTLTEKECTHCLACMMICPAPNAIEVLETDGVWNPVIYPGHCIRCGLCVEACPEDVLTTGVILAVQKTDRTSFQATFHLSIDPVLCRRCGNCAVACPVNKEIDPYLGGTGTAFSEEVIMRIFNGEMRVIHPEKCTGCKTCEKTCPNHAIRVARVVEGVQEAGV; encoded by the coding sequence ATGGCATCTTCAATAATCTGGTATCTGAGAGAATTTGTCCGGGGAGAGTGGCTCACGAAGTTCTTCACCGTCAAAACCGCTCCTCTGGACACTCCGCCTTATTTCCGGGGATTTCCCACACTCACAGAGAAGGAATGCACCCATTGCCTCGCCTGTATGATGATCTGCCCGGCGCCCAACGCCATCGAGGTGCTGGAGACAGACGGCGTATGGAATCCGGTCATCTATCCCGGCCACTGCATCCGGTGCGGACTCTGTGTTGAAGCGTGCCCGGAGGATGTCCTGACAACAGGCGTTATTCTCGCGGTGCAAAAAACCGACAGGACGTCATTTCAGGCAACCTTTCACCTCTCCATCGACCCCGTTCTGTGCAGACGGTGTGGAAACTGTGCGGTTGCATGCCCGGTCAATAAAGAGATCGATCCCTATCTGGGCGGGACAGGGACCGCATTCAGCGAAGAGGTCATCATGCGCATCTTCAACGGTGAGATGCGTGTCATTCACCCCGAGAAATGCACCGGGTGCAAAACCTGTGAAAAAACCTGCCCGAACCATGCAATCAGGGTTGCACGTGTAGTGGAAGGCGTACAGGAGGCAGGCGTATGA
- a CDS encoding molybdopterin dinucleotide binding domain-containing protein has translation MKFILNTGRTIRQGKYIESKLGKGYAEETSRCQIHPLDLLELGVEEGENVLVKSEAGEVVLVAVADEGLPKGMVFVSYGIHCNSIISASTHGTGMPDYKIHEVEIVPTSEDRKTPVELLEQLGGLRYAGN, from the coding sequence ATGAAATTTATCCTGAATACCGGACGGACCATCCGGCAGGGGAAATATATTGAGAGTAAACTGGGGAAGGGATATGCCGAAGAGACCTCCCGGTGCCAGATCCATCCACTTGACCTCCTTGAACTGGGCGTAGAAGAAGGGGAAAATGTGCTGGTGAAAAGTGAGGCGGGTGAGGTTGTGCTGGTCGCCGTTGCCGATGAGGGACTACCGAAAGGGATGGTCTTTGTCTCCTACGGCATTCACTGTAATTCAATCATCTCAGCCAGCACCCATGGCACAGGGATGCCTGACTATAAGATCCATGAGGTGGAAATTGTCCCGACTTCAGAAGACCGGAAAACGCCGGTTGAGCTGCTGGAGCAATTAGGAGGTCTCAGGTATGCAGGAAATTAA
- a CDS encoding formylmethanofuran dehydrogenase subunit B: MQEIKDMVCPFCGCLCDDVTLEIDGDRIVSTDNCCTIGNAKFLGKHRLKNPIKKVNGKWVDITYDEAVDTAVDILLDADRPLLFGWSGTHGEAQCVGVHMNEILGGVIDSTTSVCHGPSILAIQEVGHPGCTLGQVKNRADLIIYWGCNPIEAHPRHMSRYTTYADGYFLDNAFRNRKVIVVDVRETETANVADEFIRIKPGGDYAVLSSLRAIIRGKGDMIPDSVAGVSRTQLMQVAEMCRTCSFGALFFGVGLTMAKGKYKNIRNAIELVDDLNRHTKFTLTPMRGHWNVYGANEVFSWMTGYPFAVDFCRGVAFYNPGETSAVDVLARKECDACMVIASDPGAHFPRACVEQMRDIPLIVIDPFQSLTTPLADLQIPAAVTGIDAEGTAYRMDGIPIKVKKAMDSDYPSDTEILTRIYDRMLEVKGL; encoded by the coding sequence ATGCAGGAAATTAAGGATATGGTCTGCCCCTTCTGCGGGTGCCTCTGCGATGATGTCACCCTGGAAATAGACGGTGACAGAATCGTATCGACCGACAACTGCTGCACCATCGGAAACGCAAAGTTCCTGGGCAAACACCGGCTGAAGAACCCGATAAAAAAGGTCAACGGTAAATGGGTGGACATCACCTATGACGAAGCCGTTGACACCGCAGTCGACATTCTCCTGGATGCAGACAGGCCCCTTCTCTTTGGCTGGTCCGGCACCCACGGAGAGGCGCAGTGTGTCGGTGTCCATATGAACGAAATTCTGGGCGGCGTGATTGACAGCACGACATCGGTCTGCCACGGCCCGTCCATTCTTGCCATCCAGGAAGTAGGCCATCCCGGCTGCACGTTAGGTCAGGTCAAAAACCGTGCAGACCTGATCATCTACTGGGGATGCAATCCCATCGAGGCCCATCCCCGTCATATGAGCCGCTACACCACCTATGCAGACGGATATTTCCTGGACAACGCATTCCGGAACCGCAAAGTCATCGTCGTCGATGTCCGGGAGACGGAGACCGCAAATGTCGCCGATGAATTCATCCGGATTAAACCGGGCGGCGATTATGCGGTGCTCTCCTCCCTGCGGGCAATCATCCGCGGCAAAGGCGATATGATTCCCGATTCAGTGGCAGGCGTCAGCAGGACACAGCTGATGCAGGTCGCCGAGATGTGCAGGACCTGCTCCTTTGGTGCATTGTTCTTTGGCGTCGGCCTGACCATGGCGAAAGGGAAGTACAAAAACATCAGAAATGCGATTGAACTCGTCGATGACCTGAACCGCCACACGAAATTTACGCTCACCCCCATGCGGGGGCACTGGAACGTCTACGGGGCAAATGAAGTCTTCTCGTGGATGACCGGCTACCCGTTTGCGGTTGACTTCTGCCGGGGTGTTGCATTCTATAATCCCGGAGAGACCTCAGCTGTCGATGTGCTTGCACGAAAAGAGTGTGATGCCTGTATGGTCATTGCAAGCGATCCGGGCGCACATTTTCCCCGTGCCTGTGTGGAGCAGATGCGTGACATCCCCCTGATTGTGATTGACCCGTTCCAGTCACTGACCACCCCCCTTGCAGACCTCCAGATACCGGCCGCAGTGACAGGCATCGACGCGGAAGGGACGGCATACCGGATGGACGGGATCCCCATCAAGGTCAAAAAGGCGATGGACTCCGACTACCCCTCCGACACAGAGATTCTCACCAGGATTTATGACAGGATGCTTGAGGTGAAAGGGCTATGA
- a CDS encoding formylmethanofuran dehydrogenase subunit A: protein MKTLLIKNAFVIDPVQKISGEMMDIAVRDGKIVDDVKNPDQVIDAEGMLTLPGGIDSHTHICGTKVNFGRYMSPEDMRAGRTSRKGDMHATSGYSVPTTYGNSYRYSRMGYTTLLEGAMAPMEARHTHEEFRYTPMQDCLANTLFDGNWFALEAIQDKDIKRLAGILAWYLSAAKGFGVKLTNPGGTEAWGFGQDISCIHKPIPRFGITPREIIVRMIEANEMLNLPHSVHLHCNNLGKPGNYMCTLDTYNAIPDLNDKRQSLYSTHVQFHSYGGTSWNDFCSKADDIARSVNDKPQIVIDTGQVMFGKTTTMTADGPMEFNLYRLYHNKWSNHDVEMETGSGVIPVHYRKKNLVNAIMWSIGLELALLVDNPWQCILATDNPNGAPFVKYPEVMALLMSKEYREKEFATLHKSTGRRVALPAIDRELTWDEIAVMTRSAQARALGIIDYGKGHLAEGAEADIAIYPIHVDTTDPAHDYERIINGFSTTEYTIKRGEVVCRRGTCTLEGNHSTYWVKPHVSPAYDMSTDTAFIDGFNKYYSMRIGNYPVGDEYIGRNVCIETEASI from the coding sequence ATGAAGACGCTTCTGATAAAAAATGCCTTCGTCATCGATCCGGTTCAGAAGATATCCGGCGAGATGATGGATATTGCCGTTCGCGACGGGAAAATCGTCGATGATGTGAAAAACCCGGATCAGGTGATTGACGCAGAGGGCATGCTGACACTCCCCGGCGGCATCGATTCCCACACCCATATCTGCGGAACCAAGGTGAATTTCGGGAGATACATGAGCCCGGAGGACATGCGTGCCGGACGGACATCCCGCAAAGGGGATATGCATGCCACATCGGGGTACAGTGTCCCGACCACCTACGGGAACAGTTACCGGTATTCCCGGATGGGATACACAACCCTCCTTGAAGGGGCGATGGCGCCCATGGAGGCACGCCACACCCATGAGGAGTTCCGGTATACGCCGATGCAGGACTGCCTCGCAAATACCCTCTTTGACGGCAACTGGTTTGCTCTGGAGGCAATTCAGGACAAGGATATAAAACGGCTTGCAGGAATTCTGGCATGGTACCTGTCCGCGGCAAAGGGATTCGGCGTCAAACTGACCAATCCGGGCGGGACAGAAGCATGGGGGTTCGGACAGGACATCTCCTGCATTCACAAGCCGATTCCACGGTTCGGCATCACGCCCCGCGAGATCATCGTGCGGATGATTGAGGCAAACGAGATGCTTAATCTCCCCCATTCCGTACATCTGCACTGCAACAACCTGGGAAAACCGGGCAATTATATGTGCACGCTGGACACCTACAATGCCATCCCTGACCTCAATGACAAGCGCCAGTCCCTCTATTCAACCCATGTGCAGTTCCATTCCTACGGCGGCACTTCATGGAATGACTTCTGTTCAAAAGCGGACGATATTGCCCGATCGGTGAATGACAAACCACAGATCGTCATCGACACCGGCCAGGTGATGTTCGGGAAGACGACCACCATGACGGCCGACGGCCCGATGGAGTTTAACCTCTATCGTTTGTACCACAACAAGTGGAGCAATCATGATGTGGAAATGGAGACCGGCTCAGGGGTCATTCCTGTTCATTACCGGAAGAAAAACCTGGTAAATGCCATCATGTGGTCAATCGGCCTTGAACTTGCACTGCTGGTGGATAACCCATGGCAGTGCATTCTGGCGACCGACAACCCCAACGGTGCACCGTTTGTCAAATATCCCGAAGTGATGGCGCTTCTCATGAGCAAAGAGTACCGGGAGAAGGAGTTTGCAACCCTCCACAAATCAACCGGCAGACGGGTGGCCCTGCCTGCAATTGACCGTGAGCTGACCTGGGATGAGATTGCGGTCATGACCCGTTCGGCACAGGCCCGTGCACTGGGCATCATCGATTACGGGAAAGGGCACCTGGCGGAAGGAGCGGAGGCAGATATTGCCATCTATCCTATCCATGTCGACACAACCGACCCGGCACACGATTATGAACGTATCATCAATGGCTTTTCCACCACGGAATACACCATTAAGCGGGGTGAAGTCGTCTGCCGGAGAGGCACGTGCACGCTGGAAGGAAACCATTCGACATACTGGGTGAAACCCCACGTATCCCCGGCATACGATATGAGTACGGATACGGCATTTATTGACGGCTTTAACAAGTATTACTCCATGAGAATCGGAAACTATCCGGTCGGAGACGAGTATATCGGTCGGAATGTCTGCATTGAGACGGAGGCATCCATATGA
- a CDS encoding formylmethanofuran dehydrogenase subunit C: MMRVILEVKERHKPNLPIEAECITPKNFLDAEREFHVWKGNKELDLTDVFHVRKDGTAKSAEQVEITIRGDSSHIKRVGEYMDGGKILIERDIGMHCGNFMSAGRIEILGNADSWLGREMQGGKIVCHGDAMDYAGSGYRGEKQGMRGGIIEIMGNAGDFAGETMAGGEIIIHGNAGDMPGVDIRDGCLTIMGDCSRPCGNMSGGECRVFGTAYDMLPTFRNEGATTIDAMPVTRFSGDYTSRGLGTLYVGTCKYMD, encoded by the coding sequence ATGATGCGTGTCATCCTTGAAGTAAAAGAACGCCACAAACCGAATCTCCCGATTGAGGCGGAATGCATCACCCCGAAAAATTTTCTGGATGCGGAACGTGAATTTCACGTCTGGAAAGGCAATAAAGAGCTGGATTTGACCGATGTCTTTCACGTCCGCAAAGACGGCACTGCCAAATCCGCCGAGCAGGTGGAGATAACCATCCGCGGTGACAGCTCCCATATCAAGCGCGTGGGAGAATACATGGACGGAGGAAAGATCCTGATTGAACGGGATATCGGGATGCACTGCGGGAATTTCATGAGTGCCGGACGTATTGAGATTCTGGGCAATGCAGACTCCTGGCTGGGCCGTGAGATGCAGGGCGGAAAAATCGTCTGCCACGGCGATGCAATGGACTATGCCGGTTCCGGATATCGGGGCGAAAAACAGGGCATGCGGGGCGGAATCATTGAGATAATGGGAAATGCCGGGGATTTTGCCGGAGAAACCATGGCCGGTGGAGAAATAATTATCCACGGAAACGCAGGGGACATGCCCGGCGTTGACATCAGGGACGGGTGCCTGACGATTATGGGCGACTGTTCACGACCCTGCGGCAATATGTCCGGGGGCGAGTGCCGCGTATTCGGCACGGCATATGATATGCTTCCGACATTCAGAAACGAGGGCGCGACAACAATAGACGCAATGCCGGTCACCCGGTTTTCCGGGGATTATACCTCACGTGGATTGGGAACACTTTATGTGGGAACCTGCAAATATATGGATTAA
- a CDS encoding DUF1922 domain-containing protein has translation MYLIIRCQNCSTFTYIDPFQKWKLCPVCGETMQRNSVPEYLEVTDHHEADAVIAELERYLQQNKRTDLTVEETEKLRAAYARRVGSSILNR, from the coding sequence ATGTACCTTATTATCCGCTGTCAGAACTGCAGTACATTCACCTATATTGACCCGTTCCAGAAGTGGAAACTCTGCCCGGTCTGTGGTGAAACCATGCAGCGAAACAGTGTTCCGGAATATCTTGAAGTGACGGACCATCACGAAGCCGATGCCGTGATTGCTGAACTGGAGCGCTATCTGCAGCAGAATAAAAGAACGGATCTGACCGTTGAAGAGACCGAAAAACTGCGTGCGGCGTATGCACGCCGGGTCGGCAGCAGTATACTGAACCGCTGA
- a CDS encoding coenzyme F420-0:L-glutamate ligase: MTIEIIPVEGIPIIQAGDNFPAFIADCLAIEDGDILCVASSAYSKSKGYMRSLADIQPTERAEEIAGKCGEDPRFIQAVLDEADDIIIDYPFILCSLPHGHVGVRAGIDHSNVEDGLIIVLPPNPMEAADEIRQEILRITGKNIRVILTDTCGRSFRRGQTGAAIGWSGMPAIQDYRGDTDLFGHVLEITEEAVVDEIAGIANFVMGESNRGVPAVVCRNAPYWEGHDNLYFRAEEDITRKAMKK, from the coding sequence ATGACAATTGAAATCATTCCGGTCGAAGGAATACCCATCATTCAGGCAGGAGATAATTTCCCTGCATTCATCGCAGACTGCCTCGCTATTGAAGACGGCGACATCCTCTGTGTGGCATCTTCCGCATATTCCAAATCAAAGGGATATATGCGGAGTCTCGCAGACATTCAGCCGACGGAGCGTGCAGAGGAGATCGCTGGAAAATGCGGTGAAGACCCCCGTTTCATTCAGGCCGTGCTGGATGAAGCCGATGACATCATCATCGATTATCCATTCATTCTCTGCTCTCTGCCGCACGGGCATGTGGGTGTGCGGGCAGGCATCGACCACTCGAATGTGGAAGACGGTCTCATCATTGTGCTCCCCCCCAATCCCATGGAGGCCGCAGATGAAATCCGGCAGGAGATACTGCGAATAACCGGCAAAAATATCCGTGTCATTCTCACCGATACCTGCGGCCGTTCATTTCGGAGAGGGCAGACCGGAGCGGCTATTGGATGGAGCGGCATGCCCGCCATACAGGATTACCGCGGGGATACGGATCTCTTCGGCCATGTGCTTGAAATCACCGAAGAAGCCGTTGTTGACGAGATCGCAGGCATTGCGAACTTTGTCATGGGTGAGAGCAATCGCGGCGTCCCTGCGGTCGTCTGCAGAAATGCTCCCTACTGGGAGGGGCATGACAACCTGTATTTCAGGGCGGAAGAAGATATCACCCGAAAAGCAATGAAAAAATAA
- a CDS encoding preprotein translocase subunit Sec61beta → MAKKSGGRLVSSAGLVTYYDSEDRRAVHIAPTTVMIVAGVIAVITIVLNALY, encoded by the coding sequence ATGGCAAAAAAGAGTGGTGGAAGGCTTGTATCCTCAGCCGGTCTGGTTACGTATTATGATAGTGAAGATCGCAGGGCCGTGCATATTGCCCCGACAACGGTAATGATTGTTGCCGGAGTAATAGCTGTTATTACAATCGTTCTGAATGCATTATACTAA
- a CDS encoding amidohydrolase family protein: MGGDFEEQNVRIVVTDGKISAIEEISRAPDIWIFPGFFNAHTHLGDTIAMDVDAPGTLGELVAPPDGLKHRLLRAAPPRTCVEAMQASIQTMARTGVFGFADFREGGIPGVQYLQEANAGCSLDSAIFGRDGGEVISDGLGISSTRHYGEELTGIIEAARANGKKIAFHAGEKDSRDVDTALSFEPDMLIHCTHITSGQIRAIADAGIPVVICPRSNWRLGVTSSSQYPPVHTMLEAGIELWLGTDNVMFVQPDIAAEMAFCHYVYGVEAGELLRMATGGSRITGKKYALAKGNDARFIRCNIARSNAKYSKNMLNTIINRLNPLDLEGSLLNCHL, from the coding sequence TTGGGCGGGGATTTTGAGGAGCAGAATGTCCGGATTGTGGTCACCGACGGTAAAATCTCCGCAATCGAAGAGATTTCCCGCGCCCCCGACATCTGGATCTTTCCGGGTTTTTTTAACGCTCACACGCACCTGGGCGACACCATTGCAATGGACGTCGATGCCCCCGGCACTCTCGGCGAGCTCGTCGCACCCCCTGACGGCCTGAAACACCGTCTGCTTCGTGCCGCACCCCCCCGGACCTGTGTGGAAGCGATGCAGGCCAGTATACAAACGATGGCACGGACCGGCGTTTTTGGATTTGCTGATTTCCGGGAGGGCGGCATACCGGGCGTTCAGTATCTTCAGGAGGCCAACGCTGGTTGCTCCCTTGATTCAGCCATCTTTGGACGGGACGGCGGTGAGGTGATCAGTGACGGCCTGGGCATCTCCAGCACCCGCCATTACGGAGAGGAGTTAACCGGAATCATCGAGGCGGCCCGGGCAAACGGGAAAAAGATCGCCTTTCATGCAGGAGAAAAGGACAGCAGGGATGTGGATACGGCCCTCTCCTTTGAACCGGACATGCTGATTCACTGCACCCACATAACGTCTGGCCAGATAAGAGCGATTGCGGATGCAGGAATACCGGTTGTCATCTGCCCCCGCTCCAACTGGCGGCTGGGAGTAACCTCATCCAGTCAGTATCCGCCGGTTCATACGATGCTTGAGGCAGGAATTGAGCTTTGGCTGGGGACCGACAACGTCATGTTTGTCCAGCCGGACATCGCAGCAGAGATGGCATTCTGCCACTATGTATATGGCGTGGAGGCAGGAGAACTGCTCCGGATGGCAACCGGAGGAAGCCGGATAACAGGCAAAAAGTATGCCCTTGCCAAAGGAAATGATGCACGGTTTATCCGGTGCAATATAGCGCGTTCAAATGCAAAATACTCGAAAAACATGTTAAATACTATAATAAACCGACTAAACCCACTTGACCTGGAAGGAAGTCTTTTAAATTGCCATTTGTAA
- a CDS encoding universal stress protein: MFTNILVAVDGSEISIKTLETALSEAKVWNAQLNVVYVLETGLFDDIPADETTEYIRNLLEQQGLNVFSYAEKRCEEEGVTLNTHFRKGHAGIEIIAAAADMNADLIVLGSHAKSDIEKILLGSVTTHVVRHSPVSTLVVRA, encoded by the coding sequence GTGTTTACAAATATTCTCGTCGCCGTAGACGGATCAGAAATCAGTATTAAAACTCTGGAAACGGCATTGTCCGAAGCCAAAGTGTGGAATGCACAGCTCAATGTAGTTTATGTTCTTGAGACCGGTCTTTTTGACGATATTCCTGCAGATGAAACAACGGAATATATCAGAAACCTGCTGGAACAGCAGGGGCTGAATGTCTTTTCCTATGCAGAGAAACGGTGCGAAGAAGAAGGCGTGACCCTGAATACGCATTTTAGAAAAGGCCATGCAGGTATCGAAATCATCGCTGCAGCAGCAGATATGAATGCTGATCTCATAGTTCTCGGCTCCCACGCAAAAAGTGATATCGAAAAGATTCTGCTCGGCAGTGTGACAACACACGTCGTACGGCACAGTCCGGTCAGCACACTGGTGGTGAGAGCATAA
- a CDS encoding CBS domain-containing protein → MTTDVVCVEIPGNRDDVLRILKRTGISGVPVLKEGVLVGIITRKDLLRKADEMQLGLLMTPDPVTITPDVTIQAAAKILIDNHFRRLPVVEGGELVGLISISDIVGTIARMKITEEIRNKFSSHTFAIWEESPLPLVGRIMEMSGYDAVPILNESGQLTGIISERDLIRHSSIEDSVEVSDFSNGTDDDEWTWESLRDNYTISYGISKVQLPNKPVKEAMVKEVVAVPLNAEVSECALKMKRARVDQLPVINGDRKMVSMLYDRELIRIILEEA, encoded by the coding sequence ATGACAACGGATGTCGTCTGTGTGGAAATCCCCGGAAACAGAGACGATGTCCTCAGGATTCTGAAACGAACAGGGATCAGTGGCGTGCCTGTACTGAAAGAGGGAGTGCTGGTAGGGATCATCACCCGAAAAGATTTGCTCAGAAAGGCTGACGAAATGCAGCTTGGGCTTCTGATGACACCCGACCCGGTCACGATCACGCCGGATGTAACGATTCAGGCTGCAGCGAAAATTTTGATTGATAATCATTTCCGCCGTCTGCCGGTCGTGGAAGGAGGCGAACTCGTCGGCCTTATCAGTATATCAGATATTGTGGGAACGATTGCCCGGATGAAGATCACAGAAGAGATCCGCAATAAATTCAGCTCCCATACATTTGCCATCTGGGAGGAGTCACCCCTGCCGCTTGTCGGCAGAATCATGGAGATGTCCGGATATGATGCCGTGCCTATTCTGAATGAAAGCGGTCAGCTGACCGGCATCATATCAGAACGGGACTTAATCCGCCATTCAAGCATTGAAGACAGTGTTGAAGTGAGTGACTTCTCAAACGGCACGGACGACGATGAATGGACCTGGGAATCCCTCCGCGACAACTACACCATATCCTATGGCATCTCCAAGGTGCAGCTCCCGAATAAACCGGTCAAAGAGGCAATGGTCAAGGAAGTCGTGGCCGTCCCCCTGAATGCAGAGGTAAGTGAATGCGCTCTTAAGATGAAGCGGGCACGGGTCGATCAGCTTCCGGTCATTAACGGGGACCGAAAAATGGTTTCTATGCTGTATGACCGCGAGTTAATCCGCATAATTCTTGAAGAAGCGTAA
- the psmB gene encoding archaeal proteasome endopeptidase complex subunit beta, whose product MSELPEGVTKGTTTVGLVFHDGVVLATERRATMGTMIASKRAKKVYQIADRIGMTTAGGVGDAQTLARLMQVECNLYQIRRGRDMTVGAASSLLSNVLNQNRYYPYYVQLLVGGFDIDGPSVYSVDAMGGASKEDDIVATGSGSPFAYGVLEDRFEADMDEAAAVNLAKRALRAAIRRDSASGESMSIVVITKDKYEEMSEEVL is encoded by the coding sequence ATGTCAGAACTACCAGAAGGGGTAACAAAAGGTACTACAACTGTAGGTCTTGTGTTTCATGATGGTGTAGTGCTTGCAACCGAACGGCGTGCCACGATGGGTACAATGATTGCAAGCAAGCGAGCAAAAAAGGTGTACCAGATTGCAGACAGAATCGGTATGACAACCGCCGGAGGAGTGGGCGATGCACAGACACTTGCGCGGTTGATGCAGGTTGAATGCAACCTCTATCAGATTCGGCGCGGTCGTGATATGACGGTGGGTGCAGCATCGTCGCTTCTGTCAAATGTTCTGAACCAGAACCGGTATTATCCCTACTATGTCCAGCTGCTTGTCGGCGGATTTGATATCGACGGCCCCAGCGTCTACTCGGTGGATGCGATGGGTGGTGCGTCAAAGGAAGATGATATCGTTGCTACCGGTTCCGGATCACCATTTGCATATGGTGTACTGGAAGACCGCTTTGAAGCGGATATGGATGAAGCAGCAGCAGTCAACCTTGCAAAACGAGCACTCAGGGCGGCCATCCGGCGTGATTCAGCGTCCGGCGAGTCCATGAGTATTGTAGTAATTACCAAAGATAAATACGAGGAGATGAGTGAGGAGGTTCTTTAA